In a genomic window of Pelecanus crispus isolate bPelCri1 chromosome 1, bPelCri1.pri, whole genome shotgun sequence:
- the STOML3 gene encoding stomatin-like protein 3, with amino-acid sequence MDPQKETPKKNNTEHLIADRREGIGACGWILISLSFLLVLITFPISICACIKVIREYERAVVFRLGRILSKKAKGPGLILILPCTDTFIKVDLRTVTCNIPPQEILTKDAVTTQVDGVVYYKICSAVSAVANVTDVHLATFLLAQTALRNVLSTQSLAQLLAGREEIARSIQAILDGATEQWGVKVARVEIRDVKIPMAMQRSMAAEAEAAREARAKTVAAEGEMNASKALKQASMVLAESPAGLQLRCLQTLTTLAAENNSTIVFPLPINMLEGFGQKNRGG; translated from the exons cCGACAGGCGGGAAGGAATTGGTGCCTGTGGCTGGATCCtgatttccctttctttcctcctggtGCTTATTACTTTTCCTATTTCCATCTGTGCATGTATCAAG GTTATCAGAGAATATGAACGTGCTGTTGTATTTCGGCTGGGACGTATACTATCTAAGAAAGCAAAGGGACCAG gtttgaTCCTCATACTTCCATGTACAGATACATTTATCAAGGTTGATCTTAGAACTGTTACCTGTAACATTCCTCCACAAGAG ATTCTCACAAAAGATGCTGTTACTACCCAGGTTGATGGAGTGGTGTACTACAAGATCTGCAGTGCTGTCAGCGCCGTCGCTAACGTCACTGATGTCCATTTGGCTACCTTCCTCTTGGCACAGACAGCCCTGAGAAATGTTCTGAGTACACAGAGCTTGGCTCAGCTTCTGGCAGGTCGTGAGGAGATTGCACGCAGTATTCAG GCTATCCTCGATGGTGCCACGGAGCAGTGGGGAGTCAAAGTCGCCCGAGTGGAGATCAGAGATGTCAAGATTCCCATGGCCATGCAGAGGTCAATGGCAGCCGAAGCAGAGGCTGCTCGAGAGGCAAGAGCTAAG ACTGtggcagcagagggagaaatgAATGCTTCTAAAGCCCTCAAGCAGGCCTCCATGGTGCTGGCTGAGTCTCCGGCAGGTCTTCAGCTGCGCTGCCTGCAAACATTAACAACCTTGGCAGCAGAGAATAATTCCACCATCGTCTTCCCTCTCCCTATAAATATGCTTGAGGGTTTTGGGCAGAAAAATAGAGGGGGATAG